A portion of the Candidatus Neomarinimicrobiota bacterium genome contains these proteins:
- the amrS gene encoding AmmeMemoRadiSam system radical SAM enzyme encodes MSLNTRHLGNWQTPVEGDRVKCTLCPRYCKIPEGKSGFCYIRKNYDGKIYNIAYGRPTGFAVDPIEKKPLFHFLPGTGVLSFGTAGCNLGCKFCQNWHISKVKIDDANSLEASPEDVIAIAKKNGCPSIAFTYNDPTIWAEYAMDISKLAKEEGIKSVWVTAGYITPEARVDAYADVDAANVDLKAFSQEFYGKITLSKLEPVLDTLKWLKNETDVWIEITNLIIPTLNDSSDEFRKMVDWILLNLGDETPLHFTAFHPDFKLMDLPRTDPNVLNEAREIALDAGLKYCYVGNVSDIKASTTYCPECRAELIKRDWHSVLQNNILNGACPECGTTVPGVFNSDN; translated from the coding sequence ATGAGTCTAAACACTAGACACTTAGGGAATTGGCAAACGCCTGTTGAAGGCGACAGAGTAAAATGCACGCTCTGCCCGAGGTATTGCAAAATTCCGGAAGGAAAATCAGGATTTTGCTATATCAGGAAAAATTACGATGGTAAAATATATAACATCGCCTACGGGAGACCGACCGGATTTGCTGTCGACCCGATAGAAAAAAAGCCGTTGTTTCACTTTTTGCCGGGCACAGGGGTTCTGAGTTTCGGAACGGCGGGATGTAACCTTGGTTGTAAATTCTGTCAAAATTGGCACATATCGAAGGTAAAGATCGATGACGCAAATAGCCTTGAAGCTTCTCCCGAAGACGTGATCGCAATTGCAAAGAAAAACGGGTGTCCATCTATCGCATTTACATATAACGATCCGACCATCTGGGCGGAATACGCAATGGACATTTCAAAATTAGCGAAAGAGGAAGGGATAAAAAGCGTCTGGGTTACGGCAGGTTACATAACTCCTGAAGCAAGGGTGGACGCATATGCTGACGTGGATGCCGCAAACGTAGACCTAAAGGCTTTTTCGCAGGAATTTTACGGTAAGATAACTCTATCAAAACTTGAACCTGTGCTGGATACTCTTAAATGGCTGAAAAACGAAACAGATGTTTGGATTGAGATCACCAACTTGATAATCCCTACTTTAAACGACTCGTCAGATGAATTCAGGAAAATGGTTGACTGGATTCTTTTAAACCTCGGAGACGAAACTCCTCTTCATTTCACGGCATTTCACCCGGATTTCAAACTTATGGATCTGCCGCGAACAGACCCAAACGTATTAAATGAGGCGAGGGAGATAGCATTAGACGCCGGTTTAAAATATTGTTACGTTGGGAACGTATCAGACATAAAAGCTTCAACTACTTATTGTCCGGAGTGCAGGGCAGAGTTGATCAAAAGGGACTGGCACAGCGTTTTGCAAAACAATATCTTGAATGGAGCATGCCCGGAGTGCGGGACTACTGTGCCGGGGGTATTCAATTCGGACAATTAA
- a CDS encoding phosphatidylglycerophosphatase A → MKSVHYLIATGFGVGNIPPMPGTYGSLLGAAIFLIVPVYQIEIKIAAILGLILLGAYTASKIEMETGVPDNNIIVIDEIAGMWVTLLFIPMQVWWIIAAIVLFRIFDIVKPYPIKKIERLKGGYGVMLDDAAAGVYAGAVLWGTGRLLA, encoded by the coding sequence ATGAAATCCGTTCACTACCTCATTGCCACGGGATTTGGGGTCGGCAATATTCCTCCCATGCCCGGAACTTACGGCAGTCTTCTCGGTGCTGCGATATTTCTTATCGTGCCGGTCTACCAAATTGAAATTAAGATTGCCGCGATTCTCGGTTTAATTTTATTAGGCGCTTACACCGCATCAAAAATAGAGATGGAAACAGGGGTTCCTGACAATAATATTATCGTAATTGACGAAATTGCGGGTATGTGGGTAACTCTCCTTTTTATACCAATGCAAGTGTGGTGGATCATCGCTGCGATAGTGCTTTTCCGTATTTTTGACATTGTTAAGCCTTATCCGATAAAAAAAATCGAACGGCTGAAGGGGGGGTACGGAGTTATGTTAGACGACGCTGCTGCAGGAGTCTATGCCGGGGCAGTTTTATGGGGAACGGGAAGATTACTCGCATGA
- a CDS encoding YbaB/EbfC family nucleoid-associated protein: MKFDMNNILKQAQKVQSQIESVQKELENLEVEGSAGGGMVVATVNGKQELLSIKIEPQVITEDVEMLEDLVLAATNQALTRSQEAAAEHMQQATGGLLGSLPGGMKLPFSGM, from the coding sequence TTGAAATTTGATATGAATAACATCTTGAAGCAAGCCCAAAAGGTACAGAGTCAGATCGAGAGCGTGCAAAAAGAACTTGAAAACTTAGAAGTAGAGGGCAGCGCCGGAGGTGGCATGGTAGTGGCTACCGTAAACGGAAAGCAAGAATTACTCTCGATTAAAATTGAGCCTCAGGTAATTACCGAAGACGTTGAGATGCTCGAAGATCTGGTTTTAGCGGCGACCAACCAGGCGCTGACACGATCACAGGAAGCGGCAGCGGAGCATATGCAGCAGGCGACGGGTGGGTTGCTGGGTAGCTTACCCGGAGGAATGAAATTGCCTTTTTCAGGGATGTGA
- a CDS encoding PEGA domain-containing protein, which produces MNDISNKIQTTLKKNGNYLLLSNDQTREILRSQNIRFDTPCMDVNCLAAFGKNTGVDFTIGGEIKLVPGGYHLKLILVGSVQNRAMNSISKKLTDNIVHIIQTDIPSIINDLLASPKSDVPRSLTVKSDVDSAIVYIDGILVGKTPYTTSDIAFGEYTVKTVNTIEFKEQVEIISITRETPAVTVESNFRFKLGKLYVSGLPYGADLTINNLPVGVIPYKDTMVFWGSYNVKAHHIGYYSEEVLTEIGSYNPNHIEIVLKRKSPALAAFYSFVIPGWGQSYSEHWKRALAFPIIVSSVIAWSVSADREYSKALDNYDVKRMKYIDSLNLNQQIKITRSEMDNALDEANQKRLIGFTAVAISTVLWIFNVMDAYMSFPPAIRDPWESEKARFPALSYSVTENALIISMEANF; this is translated from the coding sequence ATGAATGATATATCAAATAAAATTCAAACTACTTTAAAAAAGAACGGGAACTATTTATTGCTGAGCAATGACCAAACAAGAGAGATTCTCCGAAGCCAGAATATACGGTTTGACACCCCATGCATGGATGTGAATTGTTTAGCGGCGTTCGGAAAAAATACAGGTGTAGATTTTACTATCGGAGGTGAAATAAAGTTAGTTCCGGGCGGCTATCATTTGAAATTAATTCTCGTCGGCAGTGTCCAGAACAGAGCGATGAATTCTATCTCAAAAAAACTCACAGATAATATCGTTCATATTATACAGACCGACATTCCTTCTATTATTAACGATTTATTGGCTTCGCCGAAGTCTGACGTCCCGAGATCTTTAACTGTGAAAAGCGATGTTGACAGCGCTATTGTTTATATAGACGGCATACTCGTTGGAAAGACTCCATACACGACGTCCGATATTGCATTTGGAGAATATACAGTAAAAACGGTGAATACGATCGAATTTAAAGAACAGGTTGAGATAATCAGCATAACCCGCGAAACACCAGCAGTAACCGTCGAATCTAACTTCAGGTTTAAACTCGGAAAACTATACGTTTCGGGCCTTCCTTACGGCGCAGATTTGACTATCAACAACCTGCCTGTCGGCGTGATTCCATATAAAGACACAATGGTATTTTGGGGGAGCTATAATGTCAAAGCGCACCATATAGGATACTATAGCGAGGAAGTACTGACCGAGATAGGTAGTTACAATCCAAACCACATTGAAATAGTTTTGAAACGAAAATCTCCGGCTCTTGCCGCATTTTATTCGTTCGTGATACCCGGATGGGGACAGAGTTATTCCGAGCATTGGAAAAGAGCTCTCGCGTTCCCAATCATAGTTTCGTCTGTGATCGCCTGGAGTGTTTCTGCAGATCGCGAATATTCCAAAGCGCTCGATAATTATGACGTTAAGAGGATGAAATATATTGATTCGCTAAATCTAAATCAGCAGATTAAGATAACACGGTCAGAAATGGACAATGCACTCGATGAAGCTAATCAAAAAAGGCTGATAGGATTTACAGCTGTAGCTATTTCAACAGTATTATGGATTTTCAATGTAATGGATGCGTATATGAGTTTCCCTCCTGCTATCAGAGACCCCTGGGAATCGGAAAAAGCTAGATTCCCCGCTTTGAGTTATTCTGTGACCGAAAATGCTTTAATTATATCAATGGAAGCAAATTTCTAA
- the dnaX gene encoding DNA polymerase III subunit gamma/tau: MSYLVLSRKYRPQKFDDVIGQKHVTQTLQNALKSERLSHAYILSGPRGVGKTTTARILAKSLNCTEGEIAEPCGTCEICKEITEGRSLDVLEIDGATYRGIDKIRDDLQDYLRHPPMKSEYKVVIIDEVHMLTKEAFNALLKTLEEPPPNVVFIFATTQPNKVPPTILSRCQRFDFKRIPSADIIEALKEISAKESIKIDENSLILISRKADGGMRDALSLLDQVISFSNGDIEYNSIVSMLGVVKEEVFFSITDLATTGNSEAAMNLVEDLMSQGHDPQTLVMGLLEHLRSLLIVHTSQSADLLESTKSIKELYLTKKDDLTTSEIQRTLKMAQDTLSEFSKSVMPRMLFEMLMINICNMDKSIEIESILNELGYSTEQKDDAPKDADSKNSESLKSKESNEVTSDTSPAADPVKRENKNESRNENTNINEFMDVWRSIVAEVSDSRGTLGNVLKKAIPTAINGNYLELSFDQSDEYAKDSVEHNSGYIRDVMKKITDRDLIIKTALGEFKESKIEDIDPGESEIVSTDEEISKNPTVEKIIDLFGGKLTL, from the coding sequence TTGTCATACTTAGTATTATCGAGAAAATACAGACCGCAAAAATTTGACGACGTCATCGGTCAAAAACACGTCACTCAGACGCTTCAGAATGCGCTGAAATCAGAGAGATTGTCACACGCATATATTCTTTCCGGACCGAGAGGCGTAGGAAAAACCACGACGGCCAGAATACTCGCAAAATCTTTGAACTGCACGGAAGGCGAAATTGCGGAACCATGCGGAACCTGTGAAATTTGCAAAGAAATTACAGAGGGCCGCAGCCTTGATGTTTTGGAGATAGACGGTGCTACCTACAGGGGTATAGACAAAATCCGGGATGATCTTCAGGATTATCTCCGTCATCCACCGATGAAATCCGAGTATAAGGTCGTAATCATCGATGAAGTGCATATGCTGACGAAAGAAGCGTTTAACGCCCTTCTTAAAACGCTCGAAGAACCTCCTCCGAACGTTGTGTTCATATTTGCGACCACGCAGCCGAATAAAGTGCCGCCGACTATCTTGTCGAGATGTCAGAGATTTGATTTCAAACGAATCCCGAGTGCGGACATAATCGAGGCTCTTAAAGAAATATCCGCTAAAGAATCAATCAAAATTGATGAAAACTCCTTAATCCTGATTTCGAGAAAAGCAGATGGAGGCATGAGAGATGCCTTGAGTCTGCTCGATCAGGTGATATCGTTTTCGAACGGCGACATCGAATATAATTCCATAGTGTCGATGCTTGGTGTGGTGAAAGAGGAAGTGTTTTTCTCGATAACGGATTTGGCAACGACGGGAAATTCCGAAGCCGCAATGAATCTTGTTGAAGATCTGATGTCGCAGGGTCATGATCCACAAACTCTCGTCATGGGCCTGCTTGAGCATTTACGGTCATTATTAATCGTACATACTTCTCAATCGGCTGATTTATTAGAATCTACAAAATCGATCAAGGAGCTATATCTCACAAAAAAAGATGATCTGACGACATCGGAGATTCAAAGAACGTTAAAGATGGCACAGGATACGCTGTCGGAATTTTCAAAGAGCGTTATGCCGAGAATGTTATTTGAAATGTTGATGATAAATATCTGTAACATGGATAAAAGCATTGAAATCGAATCTATCTTAAACGAATTGGGATATTCAACTGAACAAAAAGATGATGCGCCAAAGGATGCGGATAGTAAAAATTCTGAATCGCTCAAATCGAAGGAATCGAATGAAGTGACGAGTGATACTTCACCTGCAGCTGACCCGGTAAAGAGGGAGAACAAAAACGAATCAAGGAATGAGAATACGAATATAAATGAATTTATGGACGTATGGAGATCGATCGTGGCGGAGGTTTCCGATTCGAGAGGCACGCTCGGGAACGTATTGAAAAAAGCGATCCCGACAGCGATTAACGGTAATTATCTCGAACTCTCGTTCGATCAAAGCGATGAATATGCAAAAGATTCGGTTGAACACAACTCAGGATATATTAGAGATGTCATGAAAAAGATCACAGACCGGGATTTGATTATCAAAACGGCGTTAGGGGAATTCAAAGAGAGCAAAATCGAGGATATCGATCCCGGCGAGAGTGAAATTGTCAGCACCGATGAGGAGATTTCAAAGAATCCTACAGTAGAAAAGATTATTGACTTATTTGGTGGTAAATTAACACTTTAA
- the thpR gene encoding RNA 2',3'-cyclic phosphodiesterase, giving the protein MKIRTFIALELPEEVKKEIVEIQRRLVIKDAKIRWVSKENTHLTLKFLGGVEERLIPDIYETINTASKSFNSFQLNLSNVGLFPNKRRPKIIWAGIGGRTSELELLAEKCDSALHRIGFKRENRKFKPHLTIGRIKSLGDAQDFSQRLNDLEVNPIEFEAVKINIIKSDLTSGSAVYTLLNSINLIK; this is encoded by the coding sequence ATGAAAATCAGGACATTTATAGCGCTTGAACTACCGGAAGAAGTTAAAAAAGAAATAGTAGAAATACAGAGGCGATTGGTCATTAAGGATGCGAAAATTAGATGGGTGAGTAAAGAAAATACTCATTTGACGCTCAAATTCCTGGGCGGCGTCGAAGAACGTTTAATTCCTGATATCTATGAAACGATAAACACTGCTTCAAAAAGCTTTAATTCATTTCAATTGAATTTGTCAAATGTGGGACTATTCCCCAATAAAAGACGACCAAAAATTATCTGGGCAGGTATAGGAGGACGTACCTCTGAACTTGAATTATTGGCGGAAAAATGTGATTCTGCGCTGCATCGGATCGGTTTCAAAAGAGAAAACAGGAAGTTTAAACCCCACCTGACTATAGGTAGAATAAAGAGTCTGGGTGACGCACAGGATTTTTCTCAGAGATTGAATGATCTTGAGGTTAATCCGATAGAATTTGAAGCGGTAAAGATCAATATAATCAAAAGCGACCTGACCTCCGGTAGTGCAGTATACACTCTGTTAAATTCCATAAATCTCATTAAATAG
- the pgsA gene encoding CDP-diacylglycerol--glycerol-3-phosphate 3-phosphatidyltransferase produces the protein MILPNQLTVLRIALTPAFIVFLLFGSGSYNLIIATGIFAIAALTDLYDGMIARKYGTVSRWGAFVDPLADKILLSTAFFGLVMLGYLKLWMVLAVIFRDAVITGVRAYGLRKNKHIKTEKFAKWKTTFQISLISLILIYENLIHNPFGKSLKIEYQNIVDQSGIFYAAMLFIVFITMYSGISYLIGNRRFVKQMAVRIYRTILNSQ, from the coding sequence ATGATATTACCTAATCAGCTGACCGTGCTGAGGATCGCCCTGACGCCGGCTTTTATCGTATTTTTATTATTCGGGAGCGGTTCCTATAACCTGATTATCGCAACCGGTATTTTCGCTATCGCCGCTTTAACCGATCTATACGACGGGATGATAGCGAGAAAATACGGCACGGTTTCAAGGTGGGGAGCTTTCGTCGACCCTCTCGCAGATAAGATATTGCTCAGCACGGCTTTTTTCGGTCTCGTAATGCTGGGCTACCTGAAGTTATGGATGGTTCTCGCCGTGATATTTAGAGACGCCGTAATCACCGGTGTGAGGGCATATGGTCTAAGGAAGAATAAACATATCAAGACAGAAAAGTTCGCCAAGTGGAAGACTACATTTCAGATATCGCTCATATCTTTGATTTTGATTTATGAAAACCTAATACATAATCCATTCGGAAAGAGCCTCAAAATTGAATATCAAAATATCGTTGATCAAAGCGGTATATTCTATGCGGCTATGTTATTCATAGTCTTCATCACGATGTATTCGGGAATTTCCTACCTGATAGGTAACCGGAGATTCGTGAAGCAGATGGCGGTACGGATTTACAGGACAATCCTGAACTCTCAATAA
- a CDS encoding competence/damage-inducible protein A, protein MNAVLIIIGDEILIGQVRDTNSGYIADALVRVGIRLEKITTVGDEIDAIVEALSDFSGKNDHVIITGGLGPTKDDVTKSAFLKYFGGELVLHQDLLQNLKNRFAERGWEFYDSNIGQAEYPDSCSIIPNELGSAQGMHFQKEGSEFYSLPGVPHEMHRILDEWVIPHIRNQNKGRVIRYKTIGTVGIGETGISEIVESYREKFDNVSIAYLPGYDGVRIRLTAEGTDEVEVDERLAESLRMLNKELSRYTYSTDGDSLPEVIAKEMIGNKLTLSVAESCTGGMIQDIITLVPGASKYFLGGIVSYSNDVKINQLAVKRETLEKEGAVSPETAVEMARGVREKLKSSIGLSITGVAGPGGGTETKPVGLVYIGYSDSTVNDSVKYQFGDTREINKKRSAGAALGFLWNRLKKRD, encoded by the coding sequence ATGAACGCGGTTTTGATAATTATAGGCGATGAGATACTGATAGGTCAAGTCAGAGATACAAATTCAGGTTATATCGCTGATGCTCTCGTCAGAGTGGGAATCCGATTAGAAAAGATTACAACCGTCGGCGATGAAATCGACGCTATCGTGGAGGCTTTAAGTGATTTTTCAGGTAAAAATGATCACGTAATAATCACCGGGGGTTTGGGTCCCACAAAAGATGACGTTACGAAAAGCGCATTTTTAAAATACTTCGGGGGTGAGCTCGTTCTTCATCAGGATTTGTTGCAGAATCTAAAAAATCGGTTTGCTGAAAGAGGTTGGGAATTTTACGATTCGAATATCGGACAGGCGGAATATCCCGACAGTTGCTCCATTATCCCGAACGAACTTGGTTCAGCGCAGGGGATGCATTTTCAAAAGGAGGGCTCGGAGTTCTACTCACTACCGGGAGTGCCGCATGAGATGCACAGAATCCTCGATGAATGGGTCATCCCGCATATAAGGAATCAAAATAAGGGACGAGTTATCAGGTATAAAACTATCGGCACTGTCGGGATAGGGGAGACGGGGATATCGGAAATCGTGGAATCTTACAGGGAGAAATTCGACAATGTCTCAATAGCCTATCTTCCGGGCTACGACGGAGTCAGGATCAGGTTAACCGCAGAAGGTACGGATGAAGTTGAGGTAGATGAAAGATTGGCTGAATCCTTAAGAATGCTGAATAAAGAATTATCCCGGTACACCTATTCTACGGATGGTGATAGTCTTCCGGAGGTGATAGCAAAAGAGATGATCGGAAACAAGTTGACACTATCCGTCGCCGAATCATGTACCGGTGGTATGATTCAGGACATTATTACGCTGGTACCCGGAGCATCAAAGTATTTTCTGGGCGGGATAGTTTCGTACAGCAATGATGTTAAGATAAATCAATTAGCGGTTAAAAGGGAGACGTTAGAGAAAGAAGGGGCGGTTAGTCCGGAGACAGCAGTCGAGATGGCTCGAGGGGTAAGGGAAAAACTTAAGAGCAGTATAGGTCTGTCGATTACCGGGGTAGCGGGTCCCGGAGGCGGAACGGAAACTAAACCCGTCGGACTTGTCTATATCGGATATTCAGACTCGACGGTAAACGACTCGGTCAAATATCAGTTTGGCGATACGCGGGAGATCAATAAGAAAAGAAGTGCGGGGGCGGCTTTAGGATTTTTATGGAATAGGCTCAAAAAAAGAGATTAG
- the recR gene encoding recombination protein RecR yields the protein MAHLSPLLEILISELSRLPGIGRKSAQRLAYYFLKQSKSRVEKLAEVLLEVKDKVGECEICFNFTEISPCSICQSERRDRTVLCVVEEPSDLYAIDGSGEYNGLFHVLGGVISPMDGIGPEDLHIKELYKRLKNVKEVIIATNPSIEGETTTLYLQKELKKSKVKITRIARGIPMGSALEHTDQVTLIRALEGRVELKEEVSE from the coding sequence ATGGCTCATTTATCTCCACTCTTAGAAATACTCATATCGGAACTTTCCCGGCTTCCCGGTATCGGAAGGAAATCGGCGCAAAGGCTTGCTTATTACTTTTTAAAACAAAGTAAATCGAGAGTGGAGAAGCTTGCTGAGGTTCTTTTAGAAGTTAAGGACAAAGTAGGTGAGTGCGAAATATGTTTTAACTTTACCGAAATTTCACCCTGCTCTATTTGTCAGAGTGAACGTCGTGATAGGACCGTGTTATGCGTGGTGGAAGAGCCGAGTGATCTGTATGCTATCGATGGGAGTGGAGAGTACAATGGATTGTTTCATGTACTCGGAGGCGTCATATCTCCTATGGACGGCATAGGACCGGAAGACCTGCACATAAAGGAATTGTACAAACGATTAAAGAATGTCAAAGAGGTTATCATCGCTACAAATCCGAGTATTGAAGGTGAGACAACTACATTATATCTGCAGAAAGAGCTGAAGAAAAGCAAGGTAAAAATAACCCGCATTGCACGCGGAATTCCTATGGGGAGCGCTTTAGAGCATACAGATCAGGTGACGCTTATCCGCGCATTAGAGGGAAGAGTAGAGTTGAAGGAAGAAGTTAGCGAATGA
- a CDS encoding T9SS type A sorting domain-containing protein: MALLERPTRTGRRSLIRLTPSDNDIGSSASVTLQIDNIGAPKTVITTSIPSEISGDFSFDYRIIDEESDIVFLEVEFRRGTSFPWLTADISGSLSELLPDRYTGTLIWRTDSLGQLSHEDRFNAGLRIRGTDENSGDWFEIPGIHVDNNERPQLLSVSSIPDTITGKVDIPLEVDDVESDTLSIWIQFSRNGGSTWKQGTAFGESSGITRANYDPVIIWDSVIDLGFLLGAETRLRIASVDNDLSNIVETNDFVVNNFVGDFSGDSLINFDDVAGFQDTWIRQDTIRETGPIVPGTEPPELIVQKDGVIDFEDLMIFVLMFNWSYENENPTLLKETYLSFNEKDENPVLIENVNNDNSTVSLFISIPDLINVWSARFLLSYDENGLFVSDVSLTSEYSENRSNLFLKRNEAGISDIIIAPLDGLPLSDWRDKIVKITLNSISGEYNGSIGLAYDLRDESGREVEKGMFSYPLEISLPLPEDFLLHNNYPNPFNPSTLISFDLPEQRHVKLVVYNLLGEEVRLLINEERKAGRQNITWNADSNSGERVSSGIYFYSLRAGNFYSVKKMILLR, encoded by the coding sequence ATGGCACTCCTTGAACGACCTACCCGAACTGGTCGGCGAAGCCTTATCCGCCTTACCCCATCTGACAACGATATCGGCTCTTCCGCATCCGTCACGCTTCAGATAGATAACATCGGAGCGCCCAAAACAGTTATTACGACTTCTATACCTTCGGAAATAAGTGGTGATTTTTCTTTCGATTACCGTATAATCGACGAAGAATCTGATATAGTATTTCTTGAAGTGGAGTTCCGCAGGGGTACATCTTTTCCATGGCTGACAGCGGATATTAGCGGTAGCCTAAGCGAATTATTGCCTGACAGATACACCGGCACGTTAATATGGAGAACTGACTCTTTAGGTCAGCTATCTCACGAAGATCGATTTAATGCAGGGCTAAGGATCAGGGGAACCGATGAAAATTCAGGTGACTGGTTTGAAATTCCCGGGATACACGTGGATAATAATGAACGCCCTCAGCTTCTTTCGGTTTCGTCTATTCCCGATACCATAACGGGAAAGGTGGATATTCCACTTGAAGTAGATGACGTGGAGAGCGATACCCTCTCAATTTGGATTCAATTCAGCAGGAACGGCGGCTCGACGTGGAAACAGGGAACAGCCTTCGGAGAGTCATCCGGAATTACTCGAGCCAACTACGACCCTGTCATTATCTGGGATTCTGTTATTGATTTGGGATTTCTTCTCGGGGCGGAGACCAGACTTAGGATTGCATCGGTTGATAACGACTTGAGCAATATTGTGGAAACTAATGATTTTGTCGTCAATAACTTCGTCGGGGATTTCTCGGGCGACTCTTTGATCAACTTTGATGACGTAGCAGGATTTCAGGATACATGGATAAGACAGGATACAATCCGCGAAACCGGTCCGATTGTTCCCGGAACTGAACCCCCTGAGCTAATCGTGCAAAAAGACGGAGTGATCGACTTTGAGGACCTGATGATATTCGTCCTGATGTTTAACTGGTCGTACGAAAACGAAAATCCGACCCTGCTCAAAGAGACCTATCTATCGTTTAATGAAAAAGATGAGAATCCTGTTCTGATAGAAAATGTGAATAACGATAATTCCACCGTTTCGTTATTTATTTCAATTCCCGATCTTATTAACGTGTGGTCAGCGCGATTTTTGCTCTCATATGATGAAAATGGGTTGTTTGTGTCTGACGTCTCTCTAACATCGGAATACTCCGAAAACCGTAGCAATCTGTTTCTAAAACGAAACGAAGCGGGAATATCCGATATAATAATTGCCCCGCTTGATGGATTGCCGCTCAGTGATTGGCGTGATAAGATTGTGAAAATCACTCTGAACTCGATATCCGGAGAGTATAACGGTTCTATCGGATTGGCGTATGATCTCAGGGATGAATCCGGGAGGGAAGTTGAGAAGGGGATGTTCAGTTATCCTTTGGAAATTTCTCTTCCCCTGCCGGAAGATTTTCTTTTACATAATAATTATCCCAACCCGTTCAATCCCTCAACTCTGATTTCCTTCGATCTTCCCGAACAAAGACATGTCAAGCTTGTCGTTTATAATCTCTTGGGTGAGGAGGTGAGACTCTTGATAAACGAGGAAAGGAAAGCCGGAAGACAAAATATTACCTGGAATGCCGATTCCAATTCCGGCGAAAGAGTGTCATCGGGTATATACTTTTATTCTTTGAGAGCTGGAAACTTCTATTCCGTAAAAAAAATGATACTGCTCAGGTAA